A stretch of the Streptosporangium sp. NBC_01755 genome encodes the following:
- a CDS encoding flavin reductase family protein — protein MTETLSGRAVDAERFRQALAVHAAGVVVVTAQFEGVPVGLTATSFSSVSLTPPLVSFYVDQSSSTWSWLRQADHFAVNVLASDQAEVAARFARKGVDRFAAPTSWAPGHLGVPLLDGVSAHLVCATHSTVDIGDHVLVVGLVVETSLEPGGRPLLYHQGRFGRFTPHS, from the coding sequence ATGACCGAGACCCTGTCCGGCCGAGCGGTCGACGCGGAGCGGTTCCGGCAGGCGCTGGCCGTCCACGCGGCCGGGGTCGTCGTCGTCACGGCGCAGTTCGAAGGTGTGCCGGTCGGTCTCACGGCCACCTCGTTCTCGTCCGTCAGCCTTACGCCCCCGCTGGTCTCCTTCTATGTGGACCAGTCGTCGAGCACCTGGTCCTGGCTCCGGCAGGCCGATCACTTCGCGGTGAACGTCCTGGCCAGCGACCAGGCCGAGGTGGCCGCGCGCTTCGCCAGGAAGGGGGTCGACCGCTTCGCCGCCCCCACCTCCTGGGCTCCGGGGCATCTGGGCGTCCCGCTGCTGGACGGTGTCTCGGCTCACCTGGTCTGTGCCACCCACTCCACCGTCGACATCGGTGATCACGTCCTGGTCGTCGGACTCGTCGTCGAGACGAGCCTTGAGCCCGGTGGCCGCCCGCTCCTGTACCACCAGGGCCGTTTTGGGCGTTTCACCCCGCACTCCTGA
- a CDS encoding NAD(P)H-dependent amine dehydrogenase family protein has translation MSLSPPLRVVQWATGAVGRYALRSVITRPEFELAGVLVYDPDKVGRDAGILVGLPEAGVICTDDVEETLALEADCVLHMPLPTFHFGGDHPSDVETICALLATGKNVITTTGFVYPKCYGPAVVDRLEAACQAGGASLHGTGINPGFMSDVLPLTLTGLSSRVDHIYVRESSDFRGHPSRQIVVDLYGFTRSAKDYIAGVRPFRAFQRSLFAESVQFVADNLGVTLDEVEESDEFELASEEFEIAAGLVRAGTVCASRWMFSGLVRGRPLMTVECVYKADATRVERWADPGFSVHIEGVPQLMLSVSEISHGLAGAAAHAVNSMAALCAAPPGIRTALDLPLATGRGTVRLA, from the coding sequence ATGTCCTTATCTCCACCCCTGCGCGTGGTCCAATGGGCCACCGGCGCAGTCGGCAGATACGCCCTGCGCAGCGTTATCACCCGGCCGGAGTTCGAACTGGCCGGCGTGCTGGTCTACGACCCGGACAAGGTGGGACGGGATGCGGGAATCCTCGTGGGACTCCCCGAGGCCGGTGTCATCTGCACCGACGACGTCGAGGAGACCCTCGCCCTGGAGGCCGACTGCGTGCTGCACATGCCGCTACCGACGTTCCACTTCGGCGGGGACCATCCGAGCGACGTGGAGACCATCTGCGCGCTGCTCGCCACCGGCAAGAACGTCATCACCACCACCGGGTTCGTCTACCCCAAGTGCTACGGCCCGGCGGTGGTGGATCGCCTGGAGGCCGCCTGCCAGGCCGGAGGGGCGTCCCTGCACGGCACGGGCATCAACCCCGGTTTCATGAGCGATGTGCTGCCGCTCACGCTGACCGGCCTGTCCAGCCGGGTCGACCACATCTACGTCCGGGAGTCGTCCGACTTCCGGGGACACCCCTCCCGGCAGATCGTGGTGGATCTGTACGGCTTCACCCGCTCGGCCAAGGACTACATCGCCGGCGTGCGTCCCTTCCGCGCCTTCCAGCGCTCGCTGTTCGCCGAGAGCGTCCAGTTCGTGGCCGACAACCTCGGCGTGACCCTCGACGAGGTCGAGGAGAGCGACGAGTTCGAGCTTGCCTCAGAGGAGTTCGAGATCGCCGCGGGGCTGGTCAGGGCGGGCACCGTGTGCGCGTCCCGCTGGATGTTCAGCGGGCTCGTCCGCGGCCGTCCCCTGATGACCGTGGAGTGCGTCTACAAGGCCGACGCCACCCGGGTGGAACGCTGGGCCGACCCCGGTTTCAGCGTCCACATCGAGGGCGTGCCCCAGTTGATGCTCAGCGTCAGCGAGATCTCGCACGGACTGGCCGGCGCCGCCGCCCACGCGGTGAACTCCATGGCCGCCCTCTGTGCCGCCCCACCGGGCATCCGCACCGCGCTGGATCTCCCCCTGGCCACCGGCCGGGGCACCGTCCGCCTCGCCTGA
- a CDS encoding glutathione S-transferase C-terminal domain-containing protein: MTGVTHLSELYLATDPGYQGRYTVPCVWDIAAERLVTNDYPQITLTLETAFAPWHAEGAPDLYPEELREEIDALNEVIFHGLNNGVYRAGFARSQEAYDEAITAVFATLDLLEERLTTRRRLHGDALTESDVRLYPTLARFDAVYNSHFKCSVRRLVDYPVLWAYARELYAIPAFRDTTDFDQIKRHYFVTQTNVNPSGIVPRGPEIDWTAP; encoded by the coding sequence GTGACAGGGGTCACGCACCTCTCCGAGCTCTACCTCGCGACCGACCCCGGCTACCAGGGCCGCTACACGGTGCCCTGCGTCTGGGACATCGCCGCCGAGCGCCTGGTCACCAACGACTACCCGCAGATCACCCTCACCCTGGAGACGGCCTTCGCGCCGTGGCACGCCGAGGGCGCCCCCGACCTCTACCCCGAGGAACTGCGCGAGGAGATCGACGCGCTGAACGAAGTGATCTTTCACGGCCTCAACAACGGCGTCTACCGGGCCGGGTTCGCCCGCTCCCAGGAGGCGTACGACGAGGCGATCACCGCGGTGTTCGCCACGCTCGACCTGCTGGAGGAGCGCCTGACCACCCGGCGCCGGCTGCACGGCGACGCGCTCACCGAGAGCGACGTGCGGCTCTACCCCACGCTCGCCAGGTTCGACGCGGTCTACAACTCGCACTTCAAGTGCTCGGTGCGACGGCTCGTCGACTATCCGGTCCTGTGGGCCTACGCCCGCGAGCTGTACGCCATCCCCGCGTTCCGCGACACGACCGACTTCGACCAGATCAAGCGGCACTACTTCGTGACGCAGACGAACGTCAACCCGAGCGGGATCGTGCCGCGGGGGCCGGAGATCGACTGGACCGCTCCCTGA